The Candidatus Auribacterota bacterium DNA segment TCAATCTGATGTTCACAACGATCGGTGTCAGTCGCTCTGCTGCGGCTACTTCTCGCTCAAGTACAGCTATGATGCTACTGGCGTACCGCAGTTCGTGCATTATCTGAATCCCTTTTCATGTTTTAGACGACGCCTACCAGCCAAGGATATATGCAAATATGAGCGGCGCCACTATGGTGGCATCCGACTCTATGATGAATTGGAGGGTGTCTTTCCCCAGCTTTTCCCATGTGATTTTCTCGTTTGGGACTGCTCCCGAATATGATCCGTAGCTTGTGGTTGAGTCGCTGATCTGGCAGAAATATGACCAGAGCGGGGTCTGGTTCAGCCGTAGATCCTGCCTCAGCATCGGCACTACGCAGATGGCAAAGTCGCCGGCGATGCCTCCGCCTATCTGGAAAAATCCGATTCCATTTGCCGAGTTTCTTCGGTACCAATCTGCGAGAAGCGTCATATACTCTACGCCGCCTCGTATCGTATGGACATTGGTGATTTTCTTGCTGATAATTTTCGAGGCATAAATATTTCCCAGGGTGGAATCCTCCCATCCGGGAACAAAGATGGGGAGATTCTTTTTGGCGGCCGCAACAACCCAGCTGTCCCCCGGATCGACCTCGTAGTATTGTTCGAGAACACCTTTTTGTATCAGATTGAATAGGAATTCGTGGGGGAATAAGCTGGCTCCGTTTTTGTCGGCCTCCCGCCATTCTTTTTCAACATGGGCTTCAAGCCGGCGTATTGCCTCTCCTTCCGGTATGCAGGTATCTGTGACGCGGTTGAGATGTCTTTTGAGCAGCGCTTCCTCTTCGCGATAAGTGAGGTATCGATAACCGGGAATCCTCACATAGTCAGAGTGAGCAACCAGATTGAATATATCCTCTTCGAGATTTGCGCCTGTGCAGCAGATTGCGTGGATCTTGTCCTGCCGGATCATCCCCGCGAGCGAAACACCAAGTTCCGCAGTGCTCATTGCCCCGGCAAGCGTTATCAGCATCCTGCCGCCTTTCTCAATGTGGGTTTTGTAGCTCCGCGCGGCATCCACAAGTGTCGCAGCGTTGAAATGTCTGAAGTTGTGTTCGATGAAGGTGGAAATAGGTGGCCGATTGCATTTCCTTACTCGTATTGAATGATCCCTCGAAGTATCGCCACTGGCAGTGCGTAGGTGAGGAGTAGTTCCCGTGTCGGGTTTCATAAGTTCTCCTGGCTAGAAATATCTTCCCTCTTTCAGATAGCCAACGTAGTCCCTGACGGCATCCTCAAGCGTCATGAATTCGGTTTCGTAGCCTGCGTGTCTCAGTTTGTCTGTTTTTGCCTGCGTAAAATATTGATAATTTTCTCTTAATAATTCAGGCATTTCGATATATCGGATGTTTGGTTTCAGTTGCAGCGCTGAAAACATCGCATTCGCAAGATCGTTCCAACTCCGCGCGACCCCTGTGCCGAGATTGAATATCCCCGTTTTGTCAGTATGCACAAGAAAATAGAAAAGGACATTTACGGCGTCCTTAACATAGATGAAATCCCTTTTCTGTTCTCCGTCGGGACAGCCATCACGATATGATTTATATAGTTCAATCTCTACCTTCTCACACACATGAGAGAAGTTCTTGCAGATCACGCTCATCATTTCTCCTTTGTGGTATTCATTAGGGCCAAAAACATTAAAGAATTTGATCCCTGTCATTTCCCTGTCCAGTTTATGATCGAGGATCCAGAGGTCGAACAGTTGCTTGTAATACCCATATAAATTAAGCGGACGCAAGCGGGAGGTTGTCTCATGTGCATCACTGTATCCGAATTCGCCGGCGCCATATGTGGCAGCAGACGAGGCGTAGATGAAAGGAATGCCGCGGCTGTGAGCCCATGCGGCGAGCGCTTTTGAATACTCGAAATTGTTTCCGGCTAGATATGCTGCGTCGGTCGTAGTGGTTAAGCTGCAAGCCCCGAGATGTATAACGGTACCGATCTTTGCCAGGGAGCCTCTCTCCAGCAGCTCTAAGAAGTTCTTCTTATGGATATAGTCTTTGAATGCTTTACCGTCGAGATTGCGCTGTTTGTGGGGGCTGTTGAGGTTATCAACGATAATGATATTATCTATTCCTTCAGCATTGAGCTTTCTCAAAAAACAGCTCCCGATGAATCCGGCTCCGCCCGTAAGAATAATTGTGCTATTCATGATATCTTTGTTGAGTGTAGCACTATATCATGACCTGAATCGGTAGCACAATAAGAATATTAGTAACACTATAAGGGGTAACTTATGAGTGGTGCATTGCTGAATATGTAATTCCTGCCCCCGTTCTCACGAGGGTAAACTCCAGCAGGAATCCAGGTTTCATGCTGGATCCCCGCTCCCCGCTTTCGCGAGGACAAGTTTCGCGGGGATGATAGGTGAAAGGAATATCACCCATAAGTGACCCATTACTCTGAAAATTACTCTGAAAATTGTTTGACATATAATCCTATTGTGTTACTATCTTCAGAATTATAACAAAGGGAAGTTATGCCTGGGCTGATCAGATTCGGAATATCGCTGGACGCCATTTTATCCGAAAAATTCGACATGCGCCTTAAGCGAAAAGGTTATTCTAACCGCTCAGAGGCAATTCGCGATTTAATCCGCCAGGATTTAGTTCATCAGGAATGGGAGGAAGTAGGTGAGGTCGCCGGGGCCATTACCCTCATTTACAATCACCATAAGAGAGAACTTCTTAATAAACTCACTGATATACAACACGATTTCCAGAATATTATCATTTCGACTCAGCATGTCCATTTGGATCATAATAATTGTTTGGAGATAGTCGCGGTAAAAGGCGAGCCCAAAGAAGTGCAGAGGTTAGCGGATATGTTGAAGGCGGTTAAAGGCGTTAAACACGGTACCTTAAGCATGTCCACGACCGGCAAGGAGTTGGTTTAGTCGGTATTATTTTTTTACCTAATAGTAACACGTATATTATAATCGTAATAATAAGAGGTTCTTCATAAGGGAGGTGGTAAAGCGAAGAGACCATAGAGCGTTTATGATGTAATTACAAATGGCGTCCCCGCCGTCTCCTTGGAAAGAATCCGGCGGGGCGCTGGAACTCGGAGCGTGAAACATCCCCAAGCCCGGGCGTATCTTACCATAACCTCCGGCTTGCCGGGTGTAAAAACAGGAGGTATGGCGAGATGCAGAAAAAAGTCTTATGGTTGTCGGTGTTGTATATCGCAAAAGGGTGGCTTTTGCTTATGCCTTCTCTTATGTATGCCCAGGAGGTGAATGATATCGAGCCACGCGAGGCAGAGATCAAGGAAGAGGTTGCTAAGGCCACAGAACCCAAAGAACAACTGTTCTGGATGAATCATATCCCTCCCTTTGAGTGGGCGAACCGTGGCCTTGACCGCATTGAAGAGGTGAGCCTGCTTAAATTCGGCGCCGAAACCCAGTTCCTGAGCAACTGGCTGAGTGAGGGTGGTAACTGGGCAAAGAATGGTGTCCAGATCCAGCAAACCTACTTCACCGAGTGGACGCGCAAACTTGGAGATTTTGATGGAGGTGCCGGTTTCGAGTATTGCCAGATCGACAGTACCTGGAAAGGAACAAAACCAAGCACCATGGAGCGGGATTTCATTGCTTACTCTCCGCTGTCGTGGAAAATATTCTCGCTCCAGCCTTACTGGAAGTATATCTACATCGACGGTGCTGGTAATCCGGACTATACAGAAATCGGGAGCGAGTTCACCCTCGATGTTCCGCTCAAGCCGACATTTTATTGGAACCATGATTTCAGCGTTTATACGGGAACGTATTATGAATGGTCCATTTCGCACGATATCAATATATCTGCAAACGGCGAAAGGATTGCCATCTTCACACCAT contains these protein-coding regions:
- the nikR gene encoding nickel-responsive transcriptional regulator NikR; the protein is MPGLIRFGISLDAILSEKFDMRLKRKGYSNRSEAIRDLIRQDLVHQEWEEVGEVAGAITLIYNHHKRELLNKLTDIQHDFQNIIISTQHVHLDHNNCLEIVAVKGEPKEVQRLADMLKAVKGVKHGTLSMSTTGKELV
- the rfaD gene encoding ADP-glyceromanno-heptose 6-epimerase — its product is MNSTIILTGGAGFIGSCFLRKLNAEGIDNIIIVDNLNSPHKQRNLDGKAFKDYIHKKNFLELLERGSLAKIGTVIHLGACSLTTTTDAAYLAGNNFEYSKALAAWAHSRGIPFIYASSAATYGAGEFGYSDAHETTSRLRPLNLYGYYKQLFDLWILDHKLDREMTGIKFFNVFGPNEYHKGEMMSVICKNFSHVCEKVEIELYKSYRDGCPDGEQKRDFIYVKDAVNVLFYFLVHTDKTGIFNLGTGVARSWNDLANAMFSALQLKPNIRYIEMPELLRENYQYFTQAKTDKLRHAGYETEFMTLEDAVRDYVGYLKEGRYF
- a CDS encoding deoxyhypusine synthase family protein; the encoded protein is MKPDTGTTPHLRTASGDTSRDHSIRVRKCNRPPISTFIEHNFRHFNAATLVDAARSYKTHIEKGGRMLITLAGAMSTAELGVSLAGMIRQDKIHAICCTGANLEEDIFNLVAHSDYVRIPGYRYLTYREEEALLKRHLNRVTDTCIPEGEAIRRLEAHVEKEWREADKNGASLFPHEFLFNLIQKGVLEQYYEVDPGDSWVVAAAKKNLPIFVPGWEDSTLGNIYASKIISKKITNVHTIRGGVEYMTLLADWYRRNSANGIGFFQIGGGIAGDFAICVVPMLRQDLRLNQTPLWSYFCQISDSTTSYGSYSGAVPNEKITWEKLGKDTLQFIIESDATIVAPLIFAYILGW